One Comamonas endophytica genomic region harbors:
- a CDS encoding heavy metal translocating P-type ATPase gives MPQEPERSLRVPAMCCANEVRPVRAALESLPGVTDLAFDLAQQTIRFRASVPTWEAARAAVTQLGFATEPPGSRAAPNACCGTSSPAATISFTGRASKASSPAIAPAPAVPAGALLLRIPEMDCAVEEGQIRRAMEAFPQVKRLRFDLPARALTVEAPADTWDTVTAAIRRLGFNPEPLTVPPAAADTAKAQRVELVRLIAALVVAVIAEIFHLAFPDTLPWHVAGMVVAAGAIALSGLSVFKKGLSALRNGQLNINALMSVAVIGAFVIGQWPEAAMVMALYALAELIEARSVERARNAIAGLLALSPPQAEVRQPDGSWTLTDAEAVSVGAVARVKPGERFALDGRVTKGNGAVDQSPVTGESIPVDKAPGDDVFAGTINQSGSLEFEVTKPAGDTVLARIIHAVEEAQGQRAPTQRIVDRFAAVYTPAVFLLAIGVAVGFPLLAGWAWLDAVYKALVLLVIACPCALVISTPVTVVSGLAAAARRGILVKGGVYLEQARKLTALGLDKTGTLTQGKPKLVAQRVLANDVSEEAILRIARSLAARSDHPVSKAVAAGLPGPTADVVDFGAELGKGVHGSIEGRAYILGNHRWLHERGQCTPELEALMLEHEAQGRTLSVLADEQHALALFAVADTTKETSRQAVAELLALGVRPIMLTGDNATTANAIAKQVGIEDVRAGLLPEDKQKVVAELRGQGRHVGMVGDGVNDSPSLAAADIGFSMGAAGTDTAKEAADVLIMNDDLRKVPETIRLSKKTYAVLWQNIVLALSIKAVFFVLAVFGSATMWMAVFADMGASLLVVFNGLRLLRGVQKSI, from the coding sequence ATGCCCCAGGAGCCGGAGCGCTCGCTGCGCGTGCCGGCAATGTGCTGTGCCAATGAAGTGCGGCCGGTCCGGGCTGCGCTGGAAAGCCTGCCTGGGGTGACCGACCTGGCGTTCGACCTTGCGCAGCAGACCATTCGATTCCGGGCCTCGGTGCCGACCTGGGAAGCGGCGCGGGCTGCAGTGACCCAGCTGGGGTTCGCCACTGAACCGCCGGGAAGCCGGGCCGCGCCAAACGCTTGCTGCGGCACTTCCAGCCCTGCGGCGACCATCTCTTTCACTGGGCGCGCGTCCAAGGCGTCATCCCCTGCCATCGCTCCCGCGCCGGCCGTCCCTGCAGGGGCCTTGCTGCTGCGCATTCCCGAGATGGACTGCGCGGTCGAAGAAGGCCAGATTCGGCGCGCGATGGAAGCTTTTCCGCAGGTGAAGCGGCTGCGCTTTGACCTGCCGGCGCGCGCGCTGACCGTGGAAGCACCGGCCGATACCTGGGACACCGTCACTGCTGCCATCCGCCGGCTGGGCTTTAATCCGGAGCCCCTGACGGTGCCGCCGGCGGCGGCTGACACTGCGAAGGCGCAGAGGGTGGAACTGGTGCGGCTTATCGCCGCCCTGGTGGTGGCGGTCATCGCCGAGATATTTCACCTGGCTTTTCCGGACACCTTGCCATGGCATGTGGCTGGCATGGTGGTTGCCGCCGGGGCCATTGCGCTGTCCGGCCTGTCGGTCTTCAAGAAGGGCCTGTCGGCACTGCGCAATGGCCAGCTCAATATCAACGCGCTCATGAGCGTGGCGGTGATCGGCGCGTTCGTTATCGGCCAGTGGCCGGAGGCCGCCATGGTCATGGCGCTATATGCCTTGGCCGAGCTCATTGAGGCGCGGTCGGTCGAGCGCGCACGCAACGCCATTGCTGGACTGCTGGCACTGTCTCCGCCGCAGGCCGAGGTTCGCCAGCCCGACGGTAGCTGGACACTGACCGACGCCGAGGCTGTTTCTGTCGGCGCAGTGGCGCGGGTGAAGCCCGGCGAGCGCTTTGCTCTGGACGGTCGCGTCACGAAAGGCAATGGCGCAGTTGACCAGTCACCGGTCACCGGCGAAAGCATTCCCGTGGACAAAGCCCCAGGTGATGATGTCTTTGCCGGCACCATCAACCAGAGCGGTTCGCTGGAATTTGAAGTGACCAAGCCTGCCGGCGACACCGTGCTGGCGCGCATTATCCATGCCGTCGAAGAGGCGCAGGGTCAGCGCGCACCGACGCAGCGCATCGTGGACCGCTTTGCCGCCGTCTACACGCCAGCCGTATTCCTGCTGGCCATCGGCGTGGCAGTCGGCTTCCCGCTGCTGGCCGGCTGGGCCTGGCTGGATGCGGTCTACAAGGCGCTGGTTCTGCTGGTCATCGCCTGTCCCTGTGCGCTGGTCATTTCCACGCCTGTCACGGTCGTCAGTGGCCTGGCAGCAGCCGCGCGCCGCGGCATCCTTGTCAAGGGTGGCGTCTATCTCGAGCAGGCACGCAAGCTCACAGCGCTGGGCCTGGACAAGACCGGAACGCTCACCCAGGGCAAGCCAAAACTGGTCGCCCAGCGTGTGCTGGCAAACGACGTATCCGAGGAAGCGATCCTGCGCATCGCGCGCAGCCTGGCGGCGCGCTCGGACCACCCAGTCTCCAAGGCGGTCGCTGCGGGCTTGCCGGGTCCGACAGCCGATGTCGTGGATTTCGGGGCCGAGCTTGGCAAGGGCGTCCATGGTTCCATCGAAGGCCGGGCCTATATCCTCGGCAACCACCGCTGGCTGCACGAACGCGGCCAGTGCACGCCGGAGCTCGAGGCGCTGATGTTGGAACATGAAGCGCAAGGGCGCACGCTCTCGGTGCTGGCGGACGAGCAGCACGCCCTGGCGCTTTTTGCCGTAGCCGACACGACCAAGGAGACCAGCAGGCAGGCGGTCGCTGAGCTGCTAGCGCTTGGCGTGCGGCCGATCATGCTGACCGGCGACAACGCTACCACCGCAAATGCCATTGCCAAGCAGGTCGGCATCGAGGACGTGCGCGCCGGCCTGCTGCCTGAGGATAAGCAGAAAGTGGTGGCCGAGCTGCGCGGCCAGGGCCGGCATGTCGGCATGGTGGGCGATGGCGTCAACGACAGCCCTTCGCTTGCTGCCGCCGACATCGGGTTCTCGATGGGCGCTGCCGGCACCGACACCGCCAAGGAAGCGGCCGACGTGCTCATCATGAACGATGACCTGCGCAAGGTGCCCGAAACCATCCGCCTGTCGAAGAAGACCTATGCGGTGCTCTGGCAGAACATCGTGCTGGCACTCAGCATCAAAGCTGTGTTCTTCGTGCTGGCCGTGTTCGGCAGCGCGACGATGTGGATGGCCGTCTTTGCAGACATGGGTGCGAGCCTGCTGGTCGTGTTCAATGGCCTGCGTTTGCTACGCGGCGTGCAAAAGTCGATTTGA
- the cadR gene encoding Cd(II)/Pb(II)-responsive transcriptional regulator, whose product MKIGELSAAAATQIETIRYYEREGLLPAPARTQGNFRSYENAHLERLQFIRYCRGLDMSLDEVRVLLKVKDDPLSDCGDVNVLLDQHIGHVTTRIKELRLLERQLKELRQRCCDERYSQQCGILAGLNEAASKPLVPATDTRHLRSVHGH is encoded by the coding sequence ATGAAAATAGGTGAACTTTCCGCTGCCGCTGCCACGCAGATAGAGACTATCCGCTACTACGAACGCGAGGGCTTGCTGCCCGCCCCGGCGCGCACCCAAGGCAACTTCCGGTCATATGAGAACGCGCATCTGGAGCGACTGCAGTTCATCCGGTATTGCCGGGGCCTGGACATGTCGCTGGACGAAGTGCGCGTGCTGCTGAAGGTCAAGGATGACCCCTTGTCCGACTGCGGGGACGTCAACGTCTTGCTGGACCAGCATATCGGGCATGTCACGACCCGCATCAAGGAGTTGCGCCTGTTGGAGCGGCAGCTCAAGGAATTGCGCCAGCGCTGCTGCGACGAGCGGTATTCGCAGCAGTGCGGCATCCTGGCCGGCCTCAACGAGGCCGCGTCGAAGCCTCTAGTGCCCGCAACCGATACGCGGCATCTGCGCTCGGTGCACGGGCACTAG
- a CDS encoding DUF4148 domain-containing protein — protein sequence MTAIRRSAFVSLTASAALAAALALPGLAAASGYYHPANNQAGVTVHPEHYQSSKTREQVRAETSQALRNGDMGHVTESGEPAVKPSTSGLTREQVVGALMSETPQERAARLRSLQD from the coding sequence ATGACCGCCATCCGCCGTTCCGCTTTTGTTTCCCTGACTGCCAGCGCCGCCTTGGCCGCCGCCCTGGCCCTGCCTGGCCTGGCCGCAGCCAGCGGCTACTACCACCCCGCCAACAACCAGGCGGGTGTGACCGTGCACCCCGAGCATTACCAGAGCAGCAAGACACGCGAGCAGGTGCGCGCCGAAACCAGCCAGGCCCTGCGCAATGGCGACATGGGCCACGTCACCGAAAGCGGTGAACCCGCCGTCAAACCCAGCACCTCGGGCCTGACGCGCGAGCAGGTGGTCGGTGCGCTGATGTCCGAGACACCTCAGGAGCGTGCTGCGCGCCTGCGCTCGCTGCAGGATTGA
- a CDS encoding heavy metal sensor histidine kinase — MKRLLVEGSLRARLSRWLALQAMLGLGLVCVAVYIVIAWTLSVRQDDMLRQKQISVQHLLTEGRGAHDLASVRHLLNDFLTGHDELSLRLTDARGDLIYETTRAHPAHSGSKRVDFTISMPEGSAAGETAAQAALLLNRDSDEALLARLAWTLALAALGGAAAVSAGGFWLVGLGLSPLHKLVEQTRRVNALRMDRRLDGSEQAQELQPLIAQFNALLNRLDVAYQQMESFNADVAHELNTPLATLISSCELALRRPRSTAELCEVLSSNLEELHRMAGVVSDMLFLSNAERGLPARRVLQPSLALLAAEVVEFHEAALQEANLRTEVQGDAGASVDAPLVRRALSNLLGNATRYALPGSRVDIGIRPLAQGGVEMTVTNQGAAVTAEHLPRLFDRFYRADPARSHADRNHGLGLAIVAAIARMHGGEAFAESSGGSTRIGMRLGPGAAA, encoded by the coding sequence ATGAAGCGCCTGCTGGTGGAAGGCAGCCTGCGCGCGCGGCTGTCGCGCTGGCTGGCCCTGCAGGCTATGCTGGGCCTGGGGCTGGTTTGCGTGGCGGTGTATATCGTCATCGCGTGGACGCTTTCCGTGCGGCAGGACGATATGCTGCGGCAAAAGCAGATTTCCGTACAGCACCTGCTGACCGAGGGCCGCGGCGCGCACGACCTGGCAAGCGTGCGCCATCTGCTCAATGACTTCCTGACAGGCCATGACGAGCTTTCGTTGCGCCTGACTGACGCGCGAGGCGACCTGATCTATGAGACGACCCGGGCACATCCTGCGCACAGCGGCAGCAAGCGCGTGGACTTCACCATCAGCATGCCCGAAGGCAGCGCAGCCGGGGAAACCGCCGCGCAGGCCGCGCTGCTGCTCAACCGCGACAGCGATGAGGCACTGCTTGCGCGGCTGGCCTGGACATTGGCCCTGGCCGCACTGGGCGGCGCGGCAGCGGTATCGGCCGGAGGTTTCTGGCTGGTGGGATTGGGCCTGTCGCCACTGCACAAGCTGGTGGAGCAGACGCGTCGGGTCAACGCACTGCGCATGGACCGCCGGCTCGACGGCAGCGAGCAGGCCCAGGAGCTGCAGCCGCTGATTGCCCAGTTCAACGCGCTGCTGAACCGGCTGGATGTCGCGTACCAGCAGATGGAGTCGTTCAACGCCGATGTCGCGCATGAGCTGAACACGCCGCTGGCCACCCTGATCAGCAGCTGCGAACTGGCGCTGCGCCGCCCGCGCAGCACGGCGGAGCTGTGCGAGGTGCTGTCGTCGAACCTGGAGGAGCTGCATCGCATGGCCGGCGTCGTGAGCGACATGCTGTTCCTCTCCAACGCCGAGCGGGGCCTGCCGGCTCGGCGTGTGCTGCAGCCCAGCCTGGCGTTGCTGGCGGCCGAGGTGGTCGAGTTCCACGAGGCCGCGTTGCAGGAAGCGAACCTGCGCACCGAGGTGCAGGGAGATGCCGGTGCGAGTGTGGACGCGCCACTGGTGCGCCGGGCGCTGTCCAACCTGCTGGGCAATGCCACCCGCTATGCCCTGCCTGGCTCACGTGTCGATATCGGCATCAGGCCGTTGGCGCAGGGTGGGGTGGAGATGACTGTGACCAACCAGGGGGCGGCTGTGACTGCGGAACATTTGCCGCGGCTGTTCGACCGGTTCTACCGGGCCGATCCCGCACGCTCGCATGCCGACCGCAACCATGGCCTGGGCCTGGCCATCGTCGCCGCCATTGCGCGCATGCACGGTGGCGAGGCATTTGCCGAGTCGTCCGGCGGCAGCACGCGCATCGGTATGCGACTGGGACCGGGCGCAGCCGCATGA
- a CDS encoding heavy metal response regulator transcription factor → MKLLLVEDEIKLSEYLRKGLGEEGYVVDVAHNGVDGLHMASETDYDLIVLDRMLPGIDGLAVLAALRQTRQTPVLMLTARAQVEDRVQGLQSGADDYLVKPFAFSELVARIQVLLRRAQGPRGMGEATVLRMADLELDLIRRKAVRAGQRLDLTAKEFNLLSLLLRRQGEVLSRTELAEQVWDMNFDSETNVVEVAIRRLRGKLDQPFAAPLLHTVRGMGYVLEPRVP, encoded by the coding sequence ATGAAACTATTGCTGGTGGAGGATGAGATCAAGCTTTCGGAGTACCTGCGCAAGGGGCTGGGCGAGGAAGGCTATGTGGTCGATGTGGCGCACAACGGTGTGGATGGCCTGCATATGGCAAGCGAAACCGACTACGACCTGATCGTTCTGGACCGCATGCTGCCGGGCATTGATGGGCTGGCCGTGCTCGCCGCGCTGCGCCAGACGCGGCAGACACCGGTGCTCATGCTCACGGCGCGCGCGCAGGTGGAAGACCGCGTGCAGGGCCTGCAAAGCGGTGCCGACGACTATCTGGTCAAGCCCTTTGCCTTCTCGGAACTGGTGGCGCGCATCCAGGTGCTGCTGCGCCGCGCGCAGGGACCGCGCGGCATGGGCGAGGCCACGGTGCTGCGCATGGCCGACCTGGAGCTGGATCTGATCCGCCGCAAAGCCGTGCGTGCCGGCCAGCGCCTGGACCTGACAGCCAAGGAGTTCAATCTGCTGAGCCTGCTGCTGCGCCGCCAGGGGGAGGTGCTGTCGCGCACCGAGCTGGCCGAGCAGGTGTGGGATATGAACTTCGATAGCGAGACCAACGTGGTCGAGGTGGCCATCCGCCGGCTGCGCGGCAAGCTGGACCAACCCTTCGCTGCCCCACTGCTGCACACGGTGCGGGGCATGGGCTATGTGCTGGAGCCGCGCGTCCCATGA
- a CDS encoding TolC family protein, which yields MLSFSRPHPGVKGLRVHAWAAVALSLAAIPGLAQPMSEPATAAPSPIAAAPAPPAPALTTLRQAFDAAWARQPEAASAAQYRNAAQGRQSIANGWTPEPPALELATKTDRWHRDEGSAELEVGVAVPLWLPGERGRAQALAQAEFDALDTRQAAARLRLAGALREAWWQLQRAQLDVAQAQARQGSAAQLAADVARRVKAGELARADQHQADGAVAAAEAELAESQAQRAVHEQTLRTLVAQPVGAQSEAPEALPPGALVDASSHAQADALAAEHPALREAQARLQVAERAQQLAVAQTRANPELTVATTRERGARGERYARTVTVGVRIPLGSSGVRLSRAATAAAELLAAQNQLELERLRIAGEVASARARLTGARTAAEAAERRATLARETQAFIGKAFRAGEIDLPNRLRVELEAADAERQSAIARLYINQALSSLHQALGLLPQ from the coding sequence ATGCTTTCTTTTTCCAGACCCCACCCTGGGGTCAAGGGCCTGCGCGTGCATGCGTGGGCCGCGGTGGCGCTGAGCCTTGCCGCCATACCCGGGCTTGCCCAGCCCATGTCTGAACCGGCAACCGCAGCGCCATCGCCAATAGCTGCCGCGCCGGCACCACCGGCACCGGCGCTCACCACCTTGCGCCAGGCTTTTGACGCTGCCTGGGCGCGCCAGCCGGAGGCGGCAAGCGCCGCGCAATACCGCAATGCCGCCCAGGGCCGCCAATCGATCGCCAATGGCTGGACGCCTGAGCCGCCAGCGCTGGAGCTGGCCACCAAGACCGACCGCTGGCACCGTGACGAAGGCAGCGCCGAGCTGGAGGTCGGCGTCGCCGTGCCGCTGTGGCTGCCTGGCGAGCGTGGCCGCGCGCAGGCGCTGGCCCAGGCCGAATTCGATGCACTCGACACGCGCCAGGCCGCGGCGCGCCTGCGCCTGGCGGGCGCCTTGCGCGAGGCCTGGTGGCAGCTGCAGCGCGCGCAGCTCGACGTCGCCCAGGCCCAAGCCCGGCAGGGCAGCGCGGCCCAGCTGGCCGCGGATGTGGCCCGCCGCGTCAAGGCCGGTGAACTGGCCCGCGCCGATCAGCACCAGGCCGATGGCGCGGTAGCCGCGGCCGAGGCCGAGCTGGCCGAAAGCCAGGCCCAGCGGGCCGTGCATGAGCAGACGCTGCGCACGCTGGTGGCCCAGCCCGTGGGCGCACAAAGCGAAGCGCCCGAGGCATTGCCGCCGGGCGCATTGGTGGACGCCTCCAGCCATGCCCAGGCCGACGCGCTGGCTGCCGAGCATCCCGCGCTGCGCGAAGCCCAAGCCAGGCTGCAGGTGGCCGAGCGTGCGCAGCAACTGGCCGTGGCGCAAACGCGCGCCAATCCCGAACTGACCGTGGCCACCACGCGCGAGCGGGGAGCGCGCGGCGAACGCTACGCCCGCACGGTCACGGTGGGCGTGCGCATCCCGTTGGGCTCCAGCGGCGTGCGCCTGAGCAGGGCCGCCACCGCCGCCGCCGAGCTGCTGGCGGCACAGAACCAGCTGGAGCTGGAGCGTCTGCGCATTGCCGGCGAGGTGGCCAGCGCCCGCGCCCGGCTGACCGGCGCGCGCACGGCCGCCGAGGCCGCCGAGCGCCGCGCGACGCTGGCGCGCGAAACCCAGGCGTTTATCGGCAAGGCGTTCCGCGCTGGCGAAATTGACCTTCCCAACCGCCTGCGCGTGGAGCTGGAGGCGGCCGATGCCGAGCGCCAGTCCGCCATTGCCCGGCTGTACATCAACCAGGCGCTCTCCTCCCTGCACCAGGCCCTGGGCCTGCTTCCGCAATGA
- a CDS encoding efflux RND transporter periplasmic adaptor subunit produces MNLRLCTLAGLLAAALLVNSPVLADEGHDHGDAPAATNANGPQRLPDGSVFLPKPAQRQMAIRTAPGAQRSLPRAVELNGLVLMDPNAGGKVQAMVAGRLQAGPRGLPAIGQAVRKGELLAYVQPATSSLERSGQQAQLAELRAARQLAEKRLARLRDLADTVPRREIEALESEVASLGERARAVGTGLEGRDALVASASGVISASHAVAGQVVDARELVFEIVDTQRLRVEALAYDTALAQDVAGAYLTTDGGQRVALTLVGAARSLREQALPIQFRAQGEGLGQLAIGQPVRVVVQTRSEVTGVAVPAAALVKNPSNQTIVWVKTAAERFEPRVVTTAPLDGASVSVTTGLQGGERIVTESASLINQVR; encoded by the coding sequence ATGAACCTGCGCCTTTGCACGCTGGCCGGCCTGCTCGCCGCTGCCCTCCTCGTCAACTCGCCGGTCCTGGCCGATGAAGGCCATGACCATGGCGATGCACCCGCCGCAACGAATGCCAACGGCCCGCAGCGCCTGCCCGACGGCAGCGTGTTCCTGCCCAAGCCGGCCCAACGCCAGATGGCGATTCGCACCGCTCCAGGCGCGCAGCGCTCGCTGCCGCGCGCGGTGGAGCTCAATGGCCTGGTCTTGATGGACCCGAATGCCGGTGGCAAGGTGCAGGCCATGGTGGCCGGCCGCCTGCAGGCCGGCCCGCGCGGCCTGCCCGCCATTGGCCAGGCCGTGCGCAAGGGCGAGCTGCTGGCCTATGTGCAGCCGGCCACCAGCAGCCTCGAACGCTCGGGCCAGCAGGCCCAGCTGGCCGAACTGCGCGCCGCCCGGCAACTGGCCGAAAAGCGCCTGGCACGCCTGCGCGATCTGGCCGATACCGTTCCGCGCCGCGAGATCGAGGCGCTCGAAAGCGAAGTCGCGAGCCTGGGCGAACGCGCGCGCGCCGTCGGCACGGGGCTCGAGGGCCGCGACGCACTGGTGGCCTCGGCCTCCGGTGTGATCTCCGCGTCCCATGCCGTGGCCGGCCAAGTGGTCGATGCGCGTGAGCTGGTATTCGAGATCGTCGATACCCAGCGCCTGCGCGTCGAGGCCCTGGCCTATGACACCGCGCTGGCCCAGGACGTGGCCGGCGCCTACCTGACCACCGATGGCGGCCAGCGCGTGGCGCTGACGCTGGTCGGTGCGGCGCGCAGCCTGCGCGAGCAGGCCCTGCCGATCCAGTTCCGCGCGCAAGGCGAGGGCTTGGGCCAGCTGGCCATCGGCCAGCCGGTACGGGTGGTCGTGCAGACGCGCAGCGAAGTCACGGGCGTGGCCGTGCCGGCCGCGGCACTGGTCAAGAATCCATCCAACCAGACGATTGTCTGGGTGAAGACGGCGGCAGAACGCTTCGAGCCCCGCGTGGTGACCACCGCGCCGCTGGACGGCGCATCGGTCAGCGTGACCACAGGCCTCCAGGGGGGCGAGCGCATCGTCACCGAGAGCGCCAGCCTGATCAACCAAGTCCGCTGA
- a CDS encoding efflux RND transporter permease subunit — translation MFKWLLDSSLANRLLIIIASLVLVAYGAFTLSRTPVDVFPDLNKPTVTIMTEAGGMAAEEVEQLITFPLETTMNGLPGVESIRSTSSAGLSFLYVTFDWSTEIFRARQMVSERLSSMEEGLPQGVVPRMGPISSIMGEIMQIAIPIDTAKVSSMAVREYADWVLRPRLMAIAGVAQVIPIGGEVRQFQVQPNTARMSELGISHEQLEGALKGFSSNTSGGFLELNGREYLIRNLGRTSNLEDLKNLALTARNGQPILLRQLADVTFAPATKRGDAGFEGKPAVILGVQKQPTADTIALTRSIETALQEMQRSLPAGMDAPEITFRQASFIEASITTLQGKLIAASAFVAVILFLFLGNLRTTVIALVAIPVSIFITALVFRYFGLSINTMTLGGLAIAIGGLVDDAVVGIENVMRRLKEDRVKHPNHRLNPLEVVALATMEVRSAILYATVIIVLVFVPLFALPGMEGRLFVPLGIAFIVSTLASLVVSVTVTPVLSLYLLPRMKSLDHGDTRMLAWLKARYRSGLQATLERPRLAMAAGVVAVLVSIAAVPFFPTTFLPPFNEGTLLIGLRLNPGVTLAESSALASQAEVLVAQVPEVTHVGRRSGRAELDEHAEGVHVSELDVGLKPSSEITRSMDEISADIRSRLVNLPAAVGIGQPISHRIDHMLSGVRSQIAIKIFGEDLDTLRGQADLLRSQLAAIPGIADLEVEKQVLAPQIKIRIDYDAAARYGVPATQILTTLQALVEGERVTQIVEGSRRFALVVRLPESARSVDGLGKILIETPTGRVPLSRLASIEDGDGPNQVSRDDGKRRIVLSANAQGRPLSDIVEDIRAVVAKAKLPEGYFITLGGQFQAQEEASRLVGLLSLVSAVLMFVVLFSRYKSTRLALLIMANIPLALVGAVLGLALSGQPLSVAALVGFITLAGISVRNGILKVSHYINLMRFEGENFDMPMIVRGSLERLSPVLMTALVTAFALAPLLFEAERPGTEILHPVAVVIFSGLISSTLLDTFLTPAMFWLFGRRDAQRLVDDRNAEAF, via the coding sequence ATGTTCAAGTGGCTACTCGATAGCAGCCTGGCCAACCGGCTGCTCATCATCATTGCCAGCCTGGTGCTGGTCGCGTACGGGGCCTTCACCCTATCGCGCACGCCGGTGGACGTGTTCCCCGACCTCAACAAGCCCACCGTCACCATCATGACGGAGGCCGGCGGCATGGCCGCCGAGGAGGTCGAGCAGCTGATCACCTTCCCGCTCGAAACCACCATGAACGGACTGCCGGGAGTCGAGTCCATACGCTCCACCTCGAGCGCGGGGCTTTCGTTCCTCTACGTCACCTTTGACTGGAGCACGGAGATCTTCCGCGCCCGGCAGATGGTGTCGGAGCGGCTGTCCTCGATGGAGGAAGGCCTGCCCCAGGGCGTGGTGCCGCGCATGGGCCCGATCAGCTCGATCATGGGCGAGATCATGCAGATCGCCATTCCCATCGATACCGCCAAGGTCTCGTCCATGGCGGTGCGCGAGTATGCCGACTGGGTGCTGCGCCCGCGCCTGATGGCCATTGCGGGCGTGGCGCAGGTGATCCCGATCGGCGGCGAGGTGCGCCAGTTCCAGGTGCAGCCCAATACCGCGCGCATGTCGGAGCTGGGCATCTCGCACGAGCAGCTCGAAGGCGCGCTCAAGGGCTTCTCGTCAAACACTTCCGGCGGCTTTCTGGAGCTCAACGGGCGCGAATACCTGATCCGCAATCTGGGCCGCACCTCGAACCTGGAGGACCTGAAGAACCTCGCGCTCACGGCCAGGAACGGCCAGCCGATCCTGCTGCGTCAGCTGGCCGATGTGACCTTTGCGCCCGCGACCAAGCGCGGCGACGCGGGCTTCGAGGGCAAGCCCGCGGTGATCCTGGGGGTGCAAAAGCAGCCCACGGCCGACACCATTGCCCTGACCCGCTCCATCGAGACGGCGCTGCAGGAAATGCAGCGTTCCCTGCCCGCGGGCATGGATGCGCCCGAAATCACCTTCCGCCAGGCCAGCTTCATCGAGGCCTCGATCACCACGCTGCAGGGCAAGCTGATCGCGGCCTCGGCCTTTGTCGCGGTGATCCTGTTCCTGTTCCTGGGCAACTTGCGCACCACCGTGATCGCGCTGGTGGCGATTCCGGTCTCGATCTTCATCACGGCGCTGGTGTTCCGCTACTTCGGCCTGTCGATCAACACCATGACGCTGGGCGGCCTGGCGATTGCCATCGGCGGGCTCGTGGACGACGCCGTGGTGGGTATCGAGAACGTGATGCGCCGCCTGAAGGAGGACCGCGTCAAACATCCGAACCATCGCCTGAACCCGCTGGAAGTGGTGGCCCTGGCGACGATGGAGGTGCGCTCGGCCATCCTCTATGCGACCGTGATTATCGTGCTGGTGTTTGTGCCGCTGTTTGCGCTGCCGGGCATGGAGGGGCGGCTGTTCGTGCCGCTGGGCATTGCCTTCATCGTCTCCACGCTGGCCAGCCTGGTGGTGTCGGTGACCGTGACGCCGGTGCTCAGCCTGTACCTGCTGCCGCGCATGAAGTCGCTGGATCATGGCGACACGCGCATGCTGGCCTGGCTCAAGGCGCGCTACCGCAGCGGCCTGCAGGCCACGCTCGAGCGCCCGCGCCTGGCAATGGCGGCGGGCGTGGTGGCGGTGCTGGTGTCGATTGCCGCGGTACCGTTCTTCCCGACCACCTTCCTGCCGCCGTTCAACGAGGGCACGCTGCTGATCGGCCTGCGCCTGAACCCCGGCGTGACGCTGGCGGAAAGCTCGGCGCTGGCCAGCCAGGCTGAGGTCCTGGTGGCCCAGGTTCCTGAGGTCACGCATGTGGGCCGGCGCAGCGGCCGCGCCGAGCTCGACGAGCATGCCGAGGGCGTGCATGTGAGCGAGCTGGACGTGGGCCTCAAGCCCAGCAGCGAGATCACGCGCTCTATGGACGAGATTAGCGCGGACATCCGTTCGCGCCTGGTCAACCTGCCCGCAGCCGTCGGCATCGGCCAGCCGATCTCGCACCGCATCGACCACATGCTCTCGGGCGTGCGCTCGCAGATTGCCATCAAGATCTTCGGCGAGGACCTGGACACCCTGCGCGGCCAGGCCGACCTGCTGCGCTCGCAGCTGGCGGCCATTCCCGGCATTGCCGACCTCGAGGTTGAAAAGCAGGTCCTCGCGCCGCAGATCAAGATCCGCATCGACTACGACGCCGCAGCCCGCTACGGCGTGCCGGCCACGCAGATCCTGACGACGCTGCAGGCGCTGGTGGAAGGCGAGCGCGTGACGCAGATCGTCGAAGGCAGCCGCCGCTTCGCACTCGTGGTGCGCCTGCCCGAGAGCGCCCGCTCGGTCGATGGCCTGGGCAAGATCCTGATCGAGACGCCCACCGGCCGCGTGCCGCTGTCGCGCCTGGCCAGCATCGAGGACGGCGACGGTCCCAACCAGGTAAGCCGCGACGACGGCAAGCGCCGCATCGTGCTGTCTGCCAACGCGCAGGGCCGGCCGCTGTCCGACATCGTCGAAGACATCCGCGCCGTGGTCGCGAAAGCGAAGCTGCCCGAGGGCTACTTCATCACCCTGGGCGGCCAGTTTCAGGCGCAGGAAGAAGCCTCGCGCCTGGTGGGCCTGCTGTCGCTGGTGTCCGCCGTATTGATGTTCGTGGTGCTGTTCAGCCGCTACAAGAGCACGCGCCTGGCGCTGCTGATCATGGCCAACATTCCGCTGGCGCTGGTGGGTGCGGTGCTGGGCCTGGCCCTTTCGGGGCAGCCGCTGTCGGTCGCGGCGCTGGTGGGCTTCATCACCCTGGCCGGCATCTCGGTGCGCAACGGCATCCTCAAAGTGAGCCACTACATCAACCTGATGCGCTTCGAGGGCGAGAACTTCGATATGCCGATGATCGTGCGCGGCTCGCTGGAGCGGCTCAGCCCGGTGCTTATGACGGCGCTGGTGACGGCATTTGCGCTGGCACCGCTGCTGTTCGAGGCCGAACGCCCGGGCACCGAGATCCTGCACCCCGTGGCCGTGGTGATCTTCTCGGGCCTGATCAGCTCGACGCTGCTGGACACCTTCCTGACGCCGGCGATGTTCTGGCTGTTCGGCCGGCGCGATGCACAGCGCCTGGTCGACGACCGCAATGCCGAGGCGTTCTGA